A section of the Asticcacaulis sp. EMRT-3 genome encodes:
- a CDS encoding ActS/PrrB/RegB family redox-sensitive histidine kinase, with amino-acid sequence MFVARTLERISDVLHDGEPGPALSGGRGQEHLRLRTLVMLRWLAVFGQTVMVLLVAYGLGFHIRLGLSLGIIMASVWLNITLSLGRRSVTRVRGWEAALQLSFDACQLALLLGVTGGLDNPFCLMLIAPPTVAAANLPTRHGLAVVVVSIIAACGLAFWSLDLPWFAGETFTLPHMYRSGFLAAIIVGIVFTAGYAWQTALEQARMARALTATQAVLAKEHRLSALGGLAAAAAHELGTPLGTIQVVAREMLNGLKPGDALFEDAELLVSQSQRCRDILKSLSASPERSDMVYERMALRSFLEEAAAPYRAAHKQIVISVSVEGAPAGVDPGLGMTIRRRPEWLHAFSAFIENAVDFARTTVYVRAEVTRGFVSVTIEDDGPGFAPDILSRLGDPYVSSRYQAEIAENRDEASHSGMGLGFFIAKTLIEYTDATVSFGNREAGGAHVRALWRREQIDILPADSLIL; translated from the coding sequence ATGTTTGTCGCCAGAACCCTCGAACGCATTTCGGATGTCCTCCATGACGGCGAGCCGGGCCCGGCCTTGTCGGGCGGGCGCGGTCAGGAGCATTTACGCCTGCGCACGCTGGTCATGCTGCGCTGGCTGGCCGTGTTCGGTCAGACGGTCATGGTGCTGCTGGTGGCCTATGGACTGGGCTTTCATATCCGGCTCGGCCTGTCGCTTGGCATTATCATGGCCAGCGTCTGGCTCAATATTACCTTAAGCCTCGGTCGCCGTTCGGTGACGCGGGTGCGCGGCTGGGAAGCGGCGCTGCAACTCAGTTTCGACGCCTGCCAACTGGCGCTTTTGCTGGGCGTCACCGGCGGGCTCGACAATCCGTTTTGCCTGATGCTGATCGCCCCGCCCACCGTGGCGGCGGCCAATCTGCCGACGCGGCACGGGCTGGCCGTGGTGGTGGTGTCGATTATCGCCGCCTGCGGACTGGCCTTCTGGTCGCTCGACCTGCCGTGGTTTGCGGGCGAAACCTTTACCCTGCCGCACATGTACCGGTCGGGCTTTCTGGCCGCCATCATCGTCGGGATCGTGTTTACCGCCGGCTATGCCTGGCAGACGGCGCTGGAGCAGGCGCGCATGGCGCGGGCGCTGACCGCCACCCAGGCTGTGCTGGCCAAGGAACACCGCTTAAGCGCGCTGGGCGGTCTGGCCGCCGCCGCCGCCCATGAACTGGGCACGCCGCTGGGCACCATTCAGGTGGTGGCCAGGGAAATGCTCAATGGTCTGAAGCCGGGCGATGCGCTGTTTGAGGACGCCGAACTGCTGGTGTCGCAAAGCCAGCGCTGCCGCGATATTCTCAAATCCCTGTCGGCCAGCCCCGAGCGCAGCGATATGGTCTATGAGCGCATGGCCTTGCGCAGCTTTCTCGAAGAAGCGGCAGCACCTTACCGTGCCGCGCACAAGCAGATCGTCATTTCGGTCAGCGTCGAGGGCGCGCCCGCAGGCGTTGATCCCGGCCTCGGCATGACCATCCGCCGCCGCCCGGAATGGCTGCACGCCTTTTCGGCCTTTATCGAAAACGCCGTCGATTTCGCCCGCACCACGGTCTATGTCCGCGCCGAAGTGACGCGCGGCTTTGTCAGCGTGACCATCGAGGATGACGGGCCGGGATTCGCGCCGGACATATTGTCGCGGCTGGGCGATCCTTACGTCTCGTCGCGCTATCAGGCCGAAATCGCCGAAAACCGTGACGAGGCCAGCCATTCCGGCATGGGGCTGGGCTTCTTTATCGCCAAGACCCTGATCGAATATACCGACGCCACGGTCAGTTTCGGCAATCGTGAGGCGGGCGGGGCCCATGTGCGGGCCTTGTGGCGGCGCGAGCAAATCGATATTCTGCCTGCGGACTCACTTATTTTATAA
- a CDS encoding ActR/PrrA/RegA family redox response regulator transcription factor: protein MDDPHADTPEASRAALAAKIDGLADTSLLLMDDDAPFRNRLARALEARGFKVITAEGVRAAMAIIEQMPPAFAVMDMRLEDGNGLQAVEALHQKRPDAHAVMLTGYGNIATAVAAVKSGAVDYLSKPADADDVVRALLAVEDKAPPPPENPMSADRVRWEHIQRVYALCGQNVSETARRLGMHRRTLQRILAKRAPK from the coding sequence ATGGACGACCCCCACGCCGACACACCCGAAGCGTCACGCGCCGCCCTAGCGGCGAAGATAGACGGTCTGGCCGATACATCCCTGCTGCTGATGGACGATGACGCGCCGTTTCGCAACCGGCTGGCGCGGGCGCTGGAGGCGCGCGGCTTCAAGGTGATCACAGCCGAAGGGGTGCGCGCGGCGATGGCGATCATTGAACAGATGCCGCCCGCCTTTGCCGTGATGGATATGCGGCTGGAAGACGGTAATGGCTTGCAGGCGGTCGAGGCCCTGCACCAAAAACGCCCCGACGCCCATGCCGTCATGCTGACCGGCTATGGCAATATCGCCACGGCGGTGGCGGCGGTCAAATCGGGCGCGGTCGATTACCTGTCCAAGCCCGCCGACGCCGACGATGTGGTGCGCGCCCTGCTGGCCGTGGAGGACAAGGCCCCGCCGCCGCCTGAAAACCCGATGTCAGCCGACCGCGTGCGTTGGGAACATATCCAGCGCGTCTATGCCCTGTGCGGGCAGAATGTGTCGGAAACCGCCCGCCGCCTGGGGATGCACAGGCGGACATTGCAGCGGATACTGGCCAAACGCGCGCCTAAGTAG
- a CDS encoding SCO family protein — MTKFRLAIIACAFTLLIVLAGVNIWHGLHPAPRATVSQTDPSIRIGGPFSLTDQDGKPVTQEILKGKWSAVFFGYTFCPDVCPLTLQNLAHTQALLGDKARNLQIIFITVDPARDTPANLKAYLDSNGFPKNVIGLTGSQDAIDKVEKEYRATATKTGSGDSYGYSHTAVVYLMNPQGQFDVPLTASMTPQQNAQQIEQAMQGG, encoded by the coding sequence ATGACCAAATTCCGACTGGCGATCATCGCCTGCGCCTTCACCCTGCTGATCGTTCTGGCCGGTGTCAATATCTGGCATGGTCTGCACCCGGCGCCGCGCGCTACGGTTTCGCAGACCGACCCCTCCATCCGTATCGGCGGCCCGTTCAGCCTGACCGATCAGGACGGCAAGCCGGTGACGCAAGAAATATTGAAGGGCAAGTGGTCGGCGGTGTTTTTCGGCTACACCTTCTGCCCCGATGTCTGCCCCCTGACCCTGCAAAACCTGGCCCATACCCAGGCCCTGCTCGGTGACAAGGCCAGGAATTTGCAAATCATCTTCATCACCGTCGATCCGGCGCGCGACACACCGGCCAACCTCAAGGCCTATCTCGATTCCAACGGCTTTCCGAAAAACGTCATCGGCCTGACCGGATCGCAGGACGCCATTGATAAGGTCGAGAAAGAATATCGCGCCACCGCCACCAAAACCGGCAGCGGCGACAGCTATGGCTACAGCCACACGGCGGTGGTTTATCTGATGAACCCGCAGGGTCAGTTCGACGTGCCGCTCACCGCCAGCATGACGCCGCAGCAGAACGCCCAGCAAATCGAACAGGCGATGCAGGGCGGATAA
- the rdgB gene encoding RdgB/HAM1 family non-canonical purine NTP pyrophosphatase — MSLSLITGQKLIAATHNPGKAREISTLLDGRFEVVTAASLNLPEPPETEVSFIGNAILKARHAAMKADLTALADDSGLSIDALDGDPGIYSARWAGPYKDFDRAMEVIEHKLRIAREEKGEAFTLKAHFTCALAVAWPEGHACVFEGKVQGEIVFPKRGDQGFGYDPIFRPDGHAITFAEMDPAAKDAISHRHLAFEQLRKALF, encoded by the coding sequence ATGAGCCTGTCGCTGATCACCGGCCAGAAGCTGATCGCCGCCACCCATAATCCCGGCAAGGCGCGCGAAATCTCCACCCTGCTGGATGGCCGCTTCGAGGTGGTGACGGCGGCTTCGCTGAACCTGCCCGAACCGCCCGAAACCGAGGTCAGCTTCATCGGCAATGCGATTCTGAAGGCGCGCCACGCCGCCATGAAGGCAGACCTGACGGCGCTGGCCGACGATTCGGGCCTGAGCATTGACGCGCTTGATGGCGATCCCGGTATCTATTCGGCGCGCTGGGCCGGGCCGTACAAGGATTTCGACCGCGCTATGGAGGTGATCGAGCATAAGTTGCGCATCGCCCGCGAGGAAAAGGGCGAGGCTTTTACGCTCAAAGCCCATTTCACCTGCGCGCTGGCCGTGGCCTGGCCGGAGGGTCATGCCTGCGTTTTTGAAGGCAAGGTGCAGGGCGAGATCGTCTTCCCGAAACGCGGCGATCAGGGTTTCGGCTATGATCCGATCTTCCGCCCCGATGGCCACGCCATCACCTTCGCCGAAATGGATCCGGCGGCCAAAGACGCGATAAGCCACCGCCATCTCGCCTTTGAGCAATTGCGCAAGGCGTTGTTTTGA